One Peromyscus leucopus breed LL Stock chromosome 2, UCI_PerLeu_2.1, whole genome shotgun sequence DNA window includes the following coding sequences:
- the Mmachc gene encoding cyanocobalamin reductase / alkylcobalamin dealkylase isoform X2, whose protein sequence is MFDKALKPFLKSHHLQPPRDPVDQCVSYHLRSVREKFPELQMEVIADYEVHPNRRPKILAQTAAHVAGAAYYYQRQDVDADPWGTQHIAGVCIHPRFGGWFAIRGVILLPGIEVPNLPPRKAPDCVPTRAGRITLLEGFNFHWRDWTYRDAVTPEERYSEEQKIYFSTPPAQRLALLGFAQPSEHASITPEHPSSMLTKPQNSSRARSWLSPSVSPPVSPGP, encoded by the exons ATGTTTGACAAAGCCCTCAAGCCCTTCTTGAAGAGCCACCACCTCCAACCACCGAGAGACCCAGTGGATCAGTGCGTGTCCTACCACCTGAGGAGTGTTAGGGAG AAATTTCCAGAACTGCAAATGGAAGTCATTGCTGACTATGAGGTCCACCCCAACCGGCGCCCTAAGATTCTAGCCCAGACCGCAGCCCATGTGGCAGGTGCTGCTTACTACTACCAACGACAAGATGTGGATGCTGACCCATGGGGGACCCAG CACATAGCAGGTGTGTGCATACACCCCCGATTTGGGGGCTGGTTTGCTATCCGAGGAGTAATATTGCTGCCAGGGATTGAAGTACCAAATTTGCCACCCAGAAAGGCCCCTGACTGTGTGCCTACAAGAGCTGGCCGCATCACTCTGCTCGAAGGCTTCAATTTCCATTGGCGTGACTGGACTTACCGGGATGCTGTGACTCCTGAAGAACGTTACTCAGAAGAACAGAAGATCTACTTTTCTACCCCACCTGCCCAACGCTTGGCCCTATTAGGCTTTGCCCAGCCCTCAGAACACGCTAGCATTACACCTGAGCATCCCAGTTCCATGCTTACCAAGCCCCAGAATTCCAGCAGAG
- the Mmachc gene encoding cyanocobalamin reductase / alkylcobalamin dealkylase isoform X1, producing MEPRVADLKQKIEDTLCPFGFEVYPFQVAWYNELLPPAFHLPFPGPTLAFLVLSTPAMFDKALKPFLKSHHLQPPRDPVDQCVSYHLRSVREKFPELQMEVIADYEVHPNRRPKILAQTAAHVAGAAYYYQRQDVDADPWGTQHIAGVCIHPRFGGWFAIRGVILLPGIEVPNLPPRKAPDCVPTRAGRITLLEGFNFHWRDWTYRDAVTPEERYSEEQKIYFSTPPAQRLALLGFAQPSEHASITPEHPSSMLTKPQNSSRARSWLSPSVSPPVSPGP from the exons ATGGAGCCGCGTGTCGCAGACCTGAAGCAGAAGATTGAGGACACTTTGTGTCCTTTTGGCTTCGAGGTTTACCCTTTCCAG GTGGCGTGGTACAAtgaactcctgcctccagccttccACTTGCCCTTCCCAGGACCTACTCTGGCCTTCCTGGTACTAAGCACACCTGCTATGTTTGACAAAGCCCTCAAGCCCTTCTTGAAGAGCCACCACCTCCAACCACCGAGAGACCCAGTGGATCAGTGCGTGTCCTACCACCTGAGGAGTGTTAGGGAG AAATTTCCAGAACTGCAAATGGAAGTCATTGCTGACTATGAGGTCCACCCCAACCGGCGCCCTAAGATTCTAGCCCAGACCGCAGCCCATGTGGCAGGTGCTGCTTACTACTACCAACGACAAGATGTGGATGCTGACCCATGGGGGACCCAG CACATAGCAGGTGTGTGCATACACCCCCGATTTGGGGGCTGGTTTGCTATCCGAGGAGTAATATTGCTGCCAGGGATTGAAGTACCAAATTTGCCACCCAGAAAGGCCCCTGACTGTGTGCCTACAAGAGCTGGCCGCATCACTCTGCTCGAAGGCTTCAATTTCCATTGGCGTGACTGGACTTACCGGGATGCTGTGACTCCTGAAGAACGTTACTCAGAAGAACAGAAGATCTACTTTTCTACCCCACCTGCCCAACGCTTGGCCCTATTAGGCTTTGCCCAGCCCTCAGAACACGCTAGCATTACACCTGAGCATCCCAGTTCCATGCTTACCAAGCCCCAGAATTCCAGCAGAG